A region of Flavobacterium album DNA encodes the following proteins:
- a CDS encoding S46 family peptidase, with amino-acid sequence MKKLILFLTMSLMVLPVRADEGMWFLMFIERLNHRDMQKMGLQLTSEEIYSINNHSLKDAIVQFNGGCTAEIISKDGLVLTNHHCGYDAIAELSTPEANYLKNGFWAANRAGELKPKELSVRFFVRMDDVTKRILGKLTPGMTEAEREKAVQQESALIEKENNEGGKYVVSVRSFFQGNEYYYFVYQDYKDVRLVGTPPESIGKFGGDTDNWEWPRHTGDFSMFRVYANPDGSPAEYSVNNVPLKPKHYLPVSLKGVQENDFAMILGYPGRTNRWMPAGGIEQNVKFAYPAWVESSKLGMDKMKVHMDKSDEVRLHYASQYASVANYWKNRQGMIDALTKHKTAAEKKMAEDKFNKWANMPANKDKYGTVIATLNNFYSKTNEKARHDNYLVGMLRTATFAALPYSLGRGLEAYTNANEAARAQMLPDLQAGIDESYATLYMPIEKDVLAAQLNLYATKAVGYPIAPYVKELGDKNGNNFTAYVNDAFNSSIFGSKEKLAAFLQNPNAEVLKKDELYKLSSDLLTKYRAKSDEQTKLDADYSKAFRLLVEGMREANPTAKYYPDANSTLRLTYGKVRSLPKDKRNDAKVNYYTTMQGEVAKYKPNDEEFDLPKKLIDMYNKKDFGQYADKKGYMPVNFLTDNDITGGNSGSPVLNGKGELIGVAFDGNIEAMAGDVIFDKDLQRTINVDIRYVLWIIDKFSGAKHIVDEMTIVR; translated from the coding sequence ATGAAAAAACTTATTTTATTCCTTACCATGTCGCTGATGGTACTGCCTGTAAGGGCTGATGAGGGAATGTGGTTTTTGATGTTCATTGAGCGCCTTAACCACAGGGATATGCAAAAAATGGGCTTGCAGCTTACATCTGAAGAGATCTACAGCATCAACAACCACAGCCTTAAAGATGCCATTGTGCAGTTTAACGGCGGCTGTACTGCCGAGATCATATCTAAAGATGGCCTTGTGCTTACCAACCACCACTGCGGCTACGATGCCATTGCAGAACTTTCTACCCCTGAAGCGAACTACCTTAAAAATGGCTTTTGGGCGGCAAACCGTGCCGGAGAGCTAAAACCGAAAGAGCTGTCAGTGCGTTTCTTCGTAAGGATGGATGACGTTACAAAAAGGATATTGGGCAAGCTGACCCCGGGAATGACCGAAGCTGAAAGGGAAAAAGCCGTACAGCAGGAAAGCGCCCTTATTGAAAAAGAGAATAACGAAGGTGGGAAATATGTAGTTTCTGTACGCTCTTTCTTCCAGGGGAATGAGTACTACTATTTTGTGTACCAGGATTATAAAGATGTTCGCCTTGTAGGTACGCCCCCTGAGAGCATCGGTAAATTCGGTGGCGATACAGACAACTGGGAATGGCCGCGCCACACAGGGGATTTCTCTATGTTCCGCGTATATGCCAACCCCGACGGAAGCCCTGCGGAATATTCGGTTAACAATGTACCGCTTAAGCCAAAACACTACCTTCCTGTAAGCCTTAAAGGTGTTCAGGAGAACGATTTTGCCATGATACTTGGCTACCCTGGCCGTACCAACCGTTGGATGCCTGCGGGCGGTATCGAGCAGAACGTGAAGTTTGCTTACCCGGCATGGGTGGAATCATCTAAGCTGGGCATGGACAAAATGAAAGTGCACATGGATAAAAGCGACGAGGTGCGCCTTCACTATGCATCGCAATATGCAAGCGTGGCCAACTACTGGAAGAACCGCCAGGGTATGATCGATGCGCTTACCAAGCATAAGACCGCCGCCGAAAAGAAAATGGCTGAAGATAAATTCAACAAATGGGCAAACATGCCTGCGAATAAAGATAAATACGGCACTGTAATAGCCACGCTGAACAACTTCTATTCTAAAACGAATGAGAAGGCGCGCCATGACAACTACCTGGTGGGTATGCTGAGGACTGCTACTTTCGCAGCACTTCCGTATAGCCTGGGCCGTGGGCTTGAGGCGTATACCAATGCCAACGAAGCTGCAAGGGCTCAAATGCTTCCTGATCTTCAGGCGGGTATTGATGAGTCGTATGCAACATTATATATGCCGATAGAGAAAGACGTGCTTGCAGCACAGCTTAACCTTTATGCTACGAAAGCAGTTGGATACCCGATTGCTCCTTATGTAAAAGAGCTGGGTGATAAAAATGGCAATAACTTTACAGCGTATGTAAACGATGCTTTCAACTCAAGTATATTCGGTTCGAAAGAAAAGCTCGCTGCTTTCCTTCAAAACCCGAATGCTGAAGTGTTGAAAAAAGATGAGCTGTACAAGCTGTCTTCGGATCTTTTGACAAAATACAGGGCAAAATCGGATGAGCAAACCAAGCTGGATGCAGACTATTCAAAAGCATTCCGCCTTCTTGTTGAAGGTATGAGGGAGGCTAACCCAACTGCAAAATACTACCCTGACGCCAACAGCACACTGCGTTTGACATACGGTAAAGTAAGGTCGCTTCCTAAAGATAAGAGGAATGATGCCAAAGTGAACTACTATACCACAATGCAGGGTGAAGTGGCGAAATATAAGCCGAATGATGAGGAGTTCGACCTGCCTAAGAAACTTATTGATATGTACAACAAGAAGGATTTTGGCCAGTATGCAGACAAGAAAGGTTACATGCCGGTAAATTTCCTTACGGATAATGATATCACAGGCGGTAACTCAGGTTCGCCGGTACTTAACGGCAAAGGGGAGCTTATAGGCGTTGCTTTTGATGGTAACATCGAAGCTATGGCCGGAGACGTGATCTTTGACAAAGACCTGCAAAGGACGATCAATGTGGATATCCGTTATGTACTTTGGATCATCGACAAGTTCTCAGGAGCAAAACATATTGTTGACGAAATGACGATCGTTAGATAA
- a CDS encoding S41 family peptidase, which produces MIKVIFAAVILMLGAAQKMFSQDMLSKKQMVHDIDVMVYGINYSHVNPYHYRNREEWDIFVKQMKAGLPDSLSNFGFWRKTEQLLVFMNDAHTRTYPWKYREEYVARGGLFFPFNIQKKDGGYYPLQSFSSNSQADASRRIISINGRPMDTIYSAMKKQCGKELDFLDERAICESFPYYVWKVYGWEPPYAIMYSDIEAPIMTEGITYGQLDKAGAPSQKKEVCTLTFPNESSALITIADFDTKPRSYYRKFYRKTFRELNRRGIKNLVIDLRGNDGGDDRYCEDMARYFAGKPFRISSRTMWKVTPEFRKNFAQMYIPGVLRWAKFLYGLNEHAGAIRKTKDGTVAVVEHKEHKPFRSALKHPKKVYLLIDNDTFSASSMFAAMVKDYRLGMLVGQPTGNLSSFYADPLIWYMLPNSRITFQVSTSFNVRPSGMPDNDSIQPDILLPKSEDALEYVVKLIGD; this is translated from the coding sequence ATGATAAAAGTAATTTTTGCAGCCGTTATCCTGATGCTGGGCGCCGCACAAAAGATGTTTTCGCAGGACATGCTTTCTAAAAAGCAGATGGTACATGATATCGATGTCATGGTGTACGGAATCAACTACTCGCATGTCAATCCGTATCACTACCGGAACAGGGAAGAGTGGGATATATTCGTAAAGCAGATGAAAGCGGGCCTGCCTGACAGCCTTTCAAATTTCGGATTCTGGCGGAAAACCGAGCAGTTGCTGGTATTCATGAACGATGCCCATACGCGTACCTATCCGTGGAAATATCGCGAGGAATATGTTGCACGCGGAGGGCTGTTCTTCCCGTTCAATATCCAAAAAAAGGATGGAGGCTATTATCCGCTTCAAAGCTTTAGCAGCAATTCTCAGGCAGATGCTTCCCGCAGGATCATCAGTATAAATGGCAGGCCAATGGATACGATTTATTCGGCAATGAAAAAACAATGTGGAAAAGAGCTTGACTTTCTGGATGAACGGGCAATATGTGAATCATTCCCCTATTATGTATGGAAAGTTTACGGATGGGAGCCGCCCTATGCTATTATGTATTCTGATATTGAAGCCCCAATTATGACTGAAGGCATTACGTATGGGCAGCTCGATAAAGCAGGTGCACCTTCCCAAAAGAAAGAGGTGTGTACCCTGACGTTCCCCAATGAAAGTTCGGCATTGATAACCATTGCCGATTTTGATACAAAACCGCGGAGCTATTACAGGAAATTCTATCGCAAAACATTCCGGGAGCTAAACAGGCGGGGGATAAAAAACCTGGTGATCGACCTTCGTGGCAACGATGGCGGTGATGACCGGTACTGCGAAGATATGGCACGCTACTTTGCCGGTAAGCCATTCCGCATATCCTCCCGCACAATGTGGAAAGTGACACCCGAGTTCCGGAAGAATTTTGCACAAATGTACATACCGGGCGTCCTGCGCTGGGCGAAATTCTTATACGGACTGAACGAGCATGCCGGTGCGATCCGTAAAACCAAAGACGGCACTGTAGCTGTTGTAGAACACAAAGAGCACAAGCCCTTCAGGTCTGCTCTGAAGCATCCGAAAAAAGTGTACCTTCTTATAGATAACGATACATTTTCTGCGAGTTCTATGTTCGCCGCCATGGTAAAAGACTACCGCCTTGGCATGCTCGTTGGACAGCCCACCGGCAACCTTTCCAGCTTTTATGCCGATCCCCTGATATGGTACATGCTCCCCAATAGCAGGATAACTTTCCAGGTTTCCACCAGCTTCAACGTGCGCCCCAGTGGTATGCCAGACAATGACAGCATTCAGCCGGATATTCTATTGCCGAAAAGTGAGGATGCGCTGGAGTACGTGGTGAAGTTAATAGGAGATTGA
- a CDS encoding DUF5694 domain-containing protein, with protein MKKLALLLMIASSFLSYGQAKKKQILVIGTFHFENPGHDVAQFNSFDVMTPKSQKELENIANKIKAFSPDKIFVEWPYEKQASLDKFYSRDADSLISKKGDEIVQVALRSAKKLNHKKLYAIDYNQTVFPYDSLIAEMKKAKQDGLIQQSDAAMKKYEATENKRIATYTLTQLLLEHNKPEEDHENIGWYLSIANRGGGNGNFTGAYLVSEWYRRNLYMYSLLQRLTDAGDDKVMVILGAGHTAMLREFIKYDNTFEIVELKDILK; from the coding sequence ATGAAAAAATTAGCATTACTACTTATGATTGCCTCTTCCTTCCTTTCTTACGGTCAGGCAAAAAAGAAACAGATACTTGTGATAGGGACATTTCATTTTGAGAACCCCGGGCACGATGTTGCGCAGTTCAACAGTTTTGATGTAATGACCCCAAAGAGCCAGAAAGAGCTTGAGAACATAGCCAATAAAATAAAAGCCTTTTCACCGGACAAGATATTTGTAGAATGGCCTTATGAAAAACAGGCGTCGCTCGACAAGTTTTACAGCAGGGATGCCGACAGCCTGATAAGTAAAAAAGGTGACGAGATCGTGCAGGTGGCTTTACGTTCTGCTAAGAAACTTAACCATAAAAAATTGTACGCTATAGATTATAACCAAACCGTTTTTCCGTACGACAGCCTTATAGCCGAAATGAAAAAAGCAAAACAGGACGGACTTATACAACAAAGCGATGCTGCGATGAAAAAGTATGAAGCAACCGAAAACAAAAGGATAGCCACATATACGCTGACCCAATTGCTCCTTGAACACAACAAGCCCGAAGAAGATCATGAAAACATTGGGTGGTACCTAAGCATTGCTAACAGGGGTGGTGGCAACGGCAATTTCACGGGCGCTTACCTGGTATCGGAATGGTACCGCCGCAATCTGTATATGTATTCGCTTTTGCAAAGGCTTACCGATGCGGGAGACGACAAAGTGATGGTTATCCTGGGGGCAGGCCATACAGCAATGCTGCGTGAGTTCATTAAATACGACAATACTTTCGAAATCGTGGAGCTCAAAGATATATTGAAATGA
- a CDS encoding sensor histidine kinase: protein MRQKIPFHYHILLFVAVFLFFTGWDMGSKADRMTDELSMSSLIFGFTHIFTIFLIYLLNYYFVCPYLLNRKRILLYALSVPASLLLFAGLRYLIEEVVVYSIIGMHNYAPESLQPGYYIRDNFYFGLPSILLSVIVYLSWQAHVYRMKNQLLEIENRHAQFALLKSQVSPHFLFNTLNSFYSEWVEKDEETAADLLVLSDLLRYIITESDKEQVPLEKELQFIDGYIRLQKKRFENQMYLTYSVEGDAGNQTILPAVVIHFIENVFKHGIINDNEKQALIHITISGGSLEIRTRNHIQQGENYSSTGIGFKNLSDRLGYAYGENFKLDKTTENDIFTTYLKIPLKQS, encoded by the coding sequence ATGAGACAGAAGATCCCTTTTCATTACCATATATTGCTGTTCGTCGCCGTATTCCTGTTCTTTACCGGATGGGATATGGGTTCCAAAGCCGACCGCATGACTGACGAGCTCAGCATGTCTAGCCTGATATTTGGCTTCACGCATATATTTACTATATTCCTTATTTACCTGCTCAATTACTACTTCGTTTGTCCTTATCTTCTCAACCGGAAGCGGATATTGCTGTATGCTCTTTCGGTACCTGCCTCATTACTCCTTTTTGCCGGATTAAGGTATCTGATAGAGGAAGTTGTCGTTTACAGCATTATAGGAATGCACAATTACGCCCCTGAATCATTGCAACCCGGTTATTACATCAGGGATAATTTCTATTTCGGGCTGCCGTCGATATTGCTTTCGGTAATTGTATATCTTTCCTGGCAGGCACACGTGTACCGCATGAAAAACCAGTTGCTGGAGATCGAGAACCGGCATGCCCAGTTCGCATTGCTCAAATCGCAGGTGAGCCCGCACTTTTTATTCAATACGCTGAATTCTTTTTACAGCGAATGGGTAGAAAAAGACGAGGAAACCGCAGCCGACCTGCTGGTACTCTCCGACTTGTTGCGTTATATCATTACCGAAAGCGATAAAGAACAGGTGCCTTTAGAAAAGGAGTTACAGTTTATTGATGGTTATATCAGGCTACAGAAAAAACGGTTCGAGAACCAGATGTACCTTACTTATTCTGTAGAAGGCGATGCCGGAAACCAAACGATACTGCCTGCCGTAGTAATTCATTTCATAGAAAATGTATTCAAGCACGGGATTATTAATGATAACGAAAAACAGGCTTTGATACATATTACTATTTCCGGGGGAAGCCTTGAGATACGGACGAGAAATCATATACAACAGGGAGAGAATTATTCCTCTACAGGCATAGGGTTCAAAAACTTAAGTGACAGGCTGGGCTATGCGTATGGTGAAAATTTCAAGCTCGATAAAACCACCGAAAATGATATTTTTACAACCTATTTAAAGATTCCGCTCAAACAATCATGA
- a CDS encoding LytR/AlgR family response regulator transcription factor, protein MKLTCILVDDEPPAIRLLEKYVERIPFLEKLAVFSDSLKALEFLNATSVDVIFLDIQMPQLTGLQLSKILPESTKVIFTTAYPDFALEGFDLNATDYLLKPIAFERFYKAVSKLSPENKTASAPVSPATDYLFIKTDGKNKFSKIFLDDILYVEALQNYVSIHKVNDTVITHSSLKNILDLLPANDFIQIHRSYAVAVKQIDTTDSFSVFIKKKELPLGNTYKDAFFKRIGDV, encoded by the coding sequence ATGAAGCTAACCTGTATACTTGTAGATGACGAACCGCCTGCTATCCGCCTTCTTGAGAAGTATGTGGAGCGCATACCTTTTTTAGAAAAGCTTGCCGTGTTCAGCGATTCATTAAAGGCGCTGGAATTCCTGAATGCCACCAGCGTTGATGTGATCTTTCTTGATATCCAGATGCCACAGCTTACAGGGCTGCAGCTGTCTAAGATCCTTCCTGAAAGCACAAAGGTCATATTCACCACGGCCTATCCGGATTTTGCATTGGAGGGTTTCGACCTTAATGCTACCGATTACCTGCTGAAGCCTATTGCATTTGAAAGGTTTTATAAAGCGGTGTCGAAACTCAGCCCTGAAAATAAGACAGCCTCAGCACCCGTCTCCCCTGCTACGGATTATCTTTTCATCAAAACTGATGGCAAGAATAAGTTCTCCAAAATTTTCCTTGACGATATATTATATGTAGAAGCATTGCAAAATTATGTGAGCATCCATAAGGTAAATGATACTGTTATTACCCACAGTTCGCTGAAGAATATCCTCGACCTGCTGCCTGCTAACGATTTTATCCAGATACACCGCTCCTATGCCGTAGCCGTAAAGCAGATCGACACCACCGACAGCTTTTCTGTCTTCATAAAAAAGAAAGAGCTCCCGTTGGGTAATACCTACAAGGATGCTTTCTTTAAAAGAATCGGGGACGTATAG
- the lysM gene encoding peptidoglycan-binding protein LysM, protein MSTVSFMKELGEKILSGNAQTPEQEHKNASDLMAFVKKLGLTYKNIQISATGGKVVLEGEVDTQADAEKIGLAVGNVQGVESVENKMRVTVSEPESQYYTVVSGDSLSKIAGKYYGDVQKYNVIFEANKPMLSDPNKIYPGQVLRIPAQK, encoded by the coding sequence ATGAGCACAGTATCCTTCATGAAAGAATTAGGAGAGAAAATTTTAAGCGGCAATGCACAGACACCGGAGCAGGAGCACAAAAATGCAAGTGACCTGATGGCATTCGTAAAAAAACTGGGACTTACATACAAGAATATCCAGATATCAGCCACCGGCGGTAAAGTAGTCCTTGAAGGCGAAGTTGACACGCAGGCTGATGCCGAGAAGATCGGACTCGCTGTCGGAAATGTACAGGGTGTTGAATCGGTAGAGAATAAAATGCGCGTAACGGTTTCGGAACCGGAATCGCAATATTATACTGTAGTATCGGGAGATTCGTTGTCTAAAATTGCCGGCAAATATTATGGCGATGTACAGAAATACAATGTAATATTCGAAGCTAACAAACCCATGCTAAGCGACCCCAATAAAATATACCCGGGACAGGTTTTGAGGATCCCTGCACAGAAGTAA
- a CDS encoding imelysin family protein, with product MKKINVLLLAAFLAAACSDSSSDVTNPANPNNPENPGDTENPGNPIVNKGEIVDNYLDVAERTYDGAYYSFLSLSSSLTSLHVYVDTREQQFANCQSQWRTAMGEYMKTLPIALSARDYAGSSATLQYIDVWPLNEDYTFSIFTGTSAYPQISEGTVKQWHQQGGQENVTRGYHSLEYLLWGADYTDPSLNLPGQATYLDFNSIGTESWAGRRGQLAVSVYSTLLKDMQFFWFGWEHESPIIYGDMVNAVIEQDNDVVIKNIFRGLVLATSELSQKHLQQPFVSGNDYTEHSKFSDNSLTDIKKALEGISNLYYGIVPLSETFPMEDGAGVDSLVRASDANLANEIAAAITAAGAAVNDIPAPFDNAIATQSPKVNVAIAKLESLKQKFIEGASAAGYTL from the coding sequence ATGAAAAAAATCAACGTTCTGCTATTAGCGGCTTTTTTGGCGGCCGCGTGCAGTGACAGTAGCTCGGATGTGACCAATCCTGCGAATCCAAACAACCCGGAAAACCCCGGCGATACCGAAAATCCAGGCAATCCTATTGTCAATAAAGGCGAAATCGTAGATAACTATCTTGATGTAGCTGAACGAACCTATGATGGCGCCTACTACAGCTTTCTATCTTTATCAAGCTCTTTGACTTCACTTCATGTCTATGTTGACACACGGGAACAGCAGTTTGCGAACTGCCAGTCCCAATGGCGCACAGCTATGGGTGAGTATATGAAAACACTGCCAATAGCGCTTTCAGCCAGGGATTATGCAGGAAGTTCCGCCACACTGCAATACATCGATGTATGGCCTTTAAATGAAGATTATACATTTTCCATCTTTACCGGGACTTCTGCATATCCCCAGATATCAGAAGGTACTGTAAAGCAATGGCACCAGCAGGGCGGACAGGAAAATGTTACCAGAGGTTATCATAGCCTTGAATATTTGCTTTGGGGAGCGGATTATACCGATCCTTCACTAAACCTTCCCGGACAAGCCACTTACCTTGATTTCAACTCGATTGGTACTGAGTCCTGGGCGGGACGGCGGGGCCAGTTGGCAGTAAGCGTGTATAGTACGCTGCTGAAAGACATGCAGTTTTTTTGGTTTGGATGGGAACACGAATCACCAATCATCTATGGGGATATGGTTAACGCAGTTATTGAGCAGGATAATGATGTGGTTATAAAAAACATTTTCCGGGGCCTGGTTCTCGCCACTTCTGAGCTTTCGCAGAAACACCTGCAGCAGCCTTTCGTGTCGGGTAATGATTATACAGAACATTCAAAGTTCAGCGATAATTCACTGACTGATATTAAAAAAGCTTTGGAAGGAATTTCAAACCTTTACTATGGAATTGTACCGCTGTCAGAAACTTTTCCAATGGAAGATGGCGCGGGAGTGGATAGCCTTGTGAGGGCTTCCGACGCAAACCTTGCCAATGAAATAGCTGCAGCTATTACGGCTGCCGGGGCTGCCGTTAATGATATACCGGCACCTTTTGATAATGCAATAGCGACACAAAGCCCAAAGGTAAATGTGGCAATAGCTAAACTCGAATCCCTAAAGCAAAAATTTATAGAAGGGGCTTCCGCAGCCGGCTATACACTCTAA
- the obgE gene encoding GTPase ObgE, translating to MTEGNFVDYVKIYVSSGKGGKGSTHLHREKFIEKGGPDGGDGGRGGHVYLVGNKSLWTLFHLKFARHIKATHGGDGGSARSTGADGEDKYIEVPLGTVVKDQETGEVLFEITEDGEKQILVKGGKGGLGNWHFRSSTNQTPRYSQPGMPAEEKDVLLELKVLADVGLVGFPNAGKSTLLSVLTSAKPKIADYPFTTLKPNLGIVAYRDYQSFVMADIPGIIEGAAEGKGLGHYFLRHIERNSTLLFLIPADADDIKEQYEILLDELRRYNPEMLDKDRLVVISKSDMLDDELKAELKQVLDKEFKGIPYMFISSVAQQGLTELKDKLWQMLNN from the coding sequence ATGACAGAAGGAAATTTTGTAGATTATGTAAAGATATATGTATCCTCCGGAAAAGGGGGTAAGGGATCTACGCATTTACACAGGGAAAAATTTATTGAAAAAGGTGGCCCGGACGGCGGAGACGGCGGCCGTGGGGGGCATGTGTACCTTGTAGGCAATAAAAGCCTTTGGACATTGTTTCACTTAAAGTTCGCGCGCCACATTAAGGCGACCCATGGCGGCGATGGCGGAAGCGCACGCAGTACCGGTGCCGATGGTGAGGACAAATATATTGAGGTGCCGTTGGGTACTGTGGTAAAGGACCAGGAAACCGGTGAGGTGCTTTTTGAAATTACCGAAGACGGTGAAAAGCAAATATTGGTAAAAGGCGGCAAGGGCGGACTGGGCAACTGGCATTTCCGCAGTTCGACCAACCAGACCCCGAGGTATTCCCAGCCGGGTATGCCGGCCGAGGAAAAGGATGTACTGCTAGAGTTGAAGGTGCTTGCCGATGTGGGCCTTGTAGGCTTTCCGAATGCGGGCAAATCAACATTGCTTTCGGTACTGACATCTGCCAAGCCAAAGATCGCAGATTATCCGTTCACGACACTAAAACCAAACCTTGGTATCGTTGCCTACAGGGATTACCAATCCTTTGTAATGGCAGATATACCGGGAATCATAGAAGGCGCTGCCGAAGGCAAAGGGCTTGGTCACTACTTCCTTCGCCATATCGAAAGGAACTCGACACTGCTGTTCCTTATCCCGGCTGATGCTGATGATATTAAAGAACAATACGAGATATTGCTGGATGAGCTCCGACGCTATAATCCCGAAATGCTGGATAAAGACAGGTTGGTTGTCATTTCTAAATCCGATATGCTGGATGACGAGCTGAAAGCTGAACTGAAACAGGTGCTGGATAAAGAATTTAAAGGCATTCCGTATATGTTCATATCATCAGTGGCCCAGCAGGGGTTAACCGAATTAAAAGACAAGTTGTGGCAGATGCTTAATAATTAA
- a CDS encoding hemolysin family protein has translation MSEIALISARKNRLEMAAKKGNASAQAALDLANSPNKFLSTVQIGITLIGILTGIYSGDKVTDDVRVFIEQFPVLKPYAENISVGIVVVILTFFSLVLGELLPKRIGLNYPESIAKAMALPMKYISIITAPFIWMLTTTTDFLLKIFSIRPTADGKVTEEEIKAIIKEGTEGGEVQEIEHDIMERVFHIGDRKVNSLMTHRKSVAYLSTGSDNAGIRDIMLQELHSVYPVCEGTSLDDVIGIALLKDIFANFDKPDFRLKDIVKEPVYLIEHTSAYKALEIFKKTKVHYALVTDEYGIFQGIITLNDILEALVGDAADFYHDEFQLVANEDGTWLVDGHYPLHDFLTYFDLDELINDYEVTTVSGLIMTELSYIPKEGEKLAWHLFELEVEKMDGVKIDKVKIRSLKE, from the coding sequence ATGAGCGAGATCGCACTGATCTCTGCCCGTAAGAACCGCCTCGAAATGGCTGCTAAAAAGGGTAATGCCAGCGCACAGGCTGCGCTCGACCTTGCCAACTCGCCCAACAAATTCCTCTCTACGGTACAGATAGGCATAACGCTCATCGGTATCCTGACCGGTATTTACAGCGGCGACAAAGTAACTGACGACGTACGGGTTTTCATAGAGCAATTCCCGGTACTGAAGCCTTATGCAGAGAACATCTCTGTTGGGATCGTGGTAGTGATACTGACTTTCTTCTCGCTGGTGCTTGGTGAGCTGCTTCCAAAAAGGATAGGCCTCAATTACCCCGAAAGCATTGCAAAAGCCATGGCACTGCCGATGAAGTATATTTCCATCATCACAGCGCCTTTTATATGGATGCTGACCACTACGACCGACTTCCTGCTGAAGATATTCAGTATACGTCCAACGGCTGACGGGAAAGTGACGGAAGAGGAAATTAAGGCGATCATTAAAGAAGGTACCGAAGGCGGTGAAGTACAGGAGATAGAGCACGATATCATGGAGCGGGTTTTCCATATCGGTGACAGGAAAGTGAACTCGCTTATGACCCACAGGAAATCGGTGGCGTATCTTTCTACGGGATCTGATAATGCCGGCATACGCGATATAATGCTGCAGGAGCTGCACTCGGTATACCCTGTATGTGAAGGGACAAGCCTGGACGACGTGATAGGCATTGCCTTACTGAAAGATATCTTTGCTAATTTTGACAAGCCTGATTTCAGGCTGAAAGACATTGTAAAAGAACCGGTGTACCTGATTGAGCATACCTCTGCCTATAAAGCATTGGAAATATTTAAAAAAACCAAGGTGCATTATGCCCTGGTGACAGATGAATACGGTATTTTCCAGGGGATAATAACCCTGAACGATATATTGGAAGCCCTCGTGGGCGATGCGGCCGATTTTTATCATGACGAATTCCAGCTGGTAGCCAATGAAGACGGCACGTGGCTGGTAGACGGGCATTATCCGCTGCACGACTTCCTGACGTACTTCGACCTGGATGAGCTGATCAACGATTATGAAGTGACCACCGTAAGCGGCCTCATTATGACCGAGTTGTCCTACATCCCGAAAGAAGGCGAAAAACTGGCATGGCACCTGTTTGAGCTGGAAGTAGAAAAAATGGACGGCGTGAAGATCGATAAGGTGAAAATACGGTCTTTAAAAGAATAA
- a CDS encoding adenylate kinase, whose protein sequence is MINIVLFGKPGAGKGTQAEFLKTKYNLTHISTGDVFRYNLKNNTELGRQAKVYMDKGDLVPDELTIKMLQDEAEKHPDTAGFLFDGFPRTIAQAEALDTFLESKGWKVDATVGLEADDEVLVQRLLERGKTSGRPDDQDENLIRNRYQEYNEKTAPLMEYYRKQGKFHGVDGIGEIAEITDRLSTVIDTLN, encoded by the coding sequence ATGATCAATATCGTACTATTCGGAAAGCCGGGTGCAGGCAAAGGGACACAAGCCGAATTTTTAAAGACAAAATACAACCTGACACATATTTCTACAGGCGATGTGTTCCGTTACAACCTGAAGAATAATACCGAACTTGGCCGTCAGGCAAAGGTTTACATGGATAAAGGCGACCTGGTTCCGGATGAGCTTACGATAAAAATGCTGCAGGATGAGGCCGAAAAACATCCGGATACTGCCGGATTCCTATTTGACGGATTTCCGCGTACGATCGCACAGGCAGAAGCGCTGGACACCTTTCTGGAATCGAAAGGCTGGAAGGTAGATGCAACTGTTGGCCTTGAAGCCGATGATGAAGTATTGGTGCAGCGCCTGCTTGAAAGGGGCAAGACCAGCGGCAGGCCGGACGACCAGGATGAAAACCTTATAAGGAACCGCTACCAGGAGTACAATGAAAAGACGGCGCCGCTGATGGAGTACTACAGGAAACAGGGTAAATTCCACGGTGTGGACGGCATCGGCGAAATAGCTGAAATTACAGATCGATTAAGTACAGTGATCGATACGCTTAACTAA